Proteins co-encoded in one Candidatus Bathyarchaeota archaeon genomic window:
- the gap gene encoding type I glyceraldehyde-3-phosphate dehydrogenase, producing the protein MAIKVGINGFGRIGRLLYRAALERNANIDFVAINDLADAKTNAHLLKYDSVHGRFPGTVEVQGNDLIVNGKTLKVLSTKDPATLPWKELGVYLAVESTGLFTNREGASKHFQAGAKKVLISAPAENPDATFVLGVNDKNYDPEKHNILSNASCTTNCLAPVSKVLADNFGLEKALMTTCHSYTNDQRIQDLVHKDARRARAAALNIIPTSTGAAKAIGLVLPSCTGKMNGYSLRVPTADVSIVDLTAVLGKEVTKDEINAAMKKAAEGELKGILQYTEDPIVSSDVLHSTYSAVFDAQLTMVLGEKSNFVKVFAWYDNEWGFSNRMVEFIEMIGKKAKL; encoded by the coding sequence ATGGCGATAAAAGTTGGAATTAACGGATTCGGAAGAATCGGAAGACTTCTCTACCGCGCAGCCCTCGAACGCAACGCAAACATCGACTTTGTGGCCATCAACGACCTCGCCGACGCAAAAACAAACGCGCACCTACTGAAATACGATTCAGTCCACGGGCGCTTCCCAGGAACCGTCGAAGTCCAAGGCAACGACCTAATTGTCAATGGAAAAACTCTTAAAGTTCTCAGCACAAAAGACCCAGCGACACTTCCATGGAAAGAGCTAGGAGTCTATCTAGCTGTAGAATCTACAGGTCTCTTCACTAACCGTGAAGGAGCAAGCAAACACTTCCAAGCAGGAGCCAAAAAAGTACTCATCAGCGCACCAGCAGAAAATCCTGATGCAACCTTTGTTTTAGGCGTCAACGACAAAAACTATGACCCTGAGAAACACAACATTCTCTCAAATGCCAGTTGCACAACCAACTGCCTAGCTCCAGTCAGCAAAGTCCTCGCCGACAACTTCGGTCTAGAAAAAGCCTTAATGACAACCTGCCACAGCTACACCAACGACCAACGCATCCAAGACCTCGTCCACAAAGACGCCCGCAGAGCACGTGCAGCAGCCCTAAACATCATCCCAACCAGCACAGGCGCAGCAAAAGCCATCGGGCTGGTTCTGCCAAGCTGCACAGGTAAAATGAACGGTTACTCCCTGCGTGTTCCCACAGCTGACGTTTCAATCGTTGACTTAACCGCAGTTTTAGGCAAGGAAGTCACTAAAGATGAAATCAACGCTGCCATGAAGAAAGCCGCTGAAGGCGAACTCAAAGGCATCCTGCAATATACTGAGGACCCAATCGTTTCAAGCGACGTATTACACAGCACATATTCAGCCGTTTTCGATGCACAGTTGACCATGGTTTTAGGTGAGAAGAGCAACTTCGTTAAAGTCTTCGCATGGTACGATAACGAGTGGGGCTTTAGCAACCGCATGGTTGAATTCATCGAAATGATTGGCAAGAAAGCGAAGCTTTAA
- a CDS encoding MFS transporter — MWRLGFFFHEIAFGLLSVFIPLYLVAFNDTSVLGGPLVALGIMTSAAIFCSIPASFLWGYLCDTTRHYKAFILLSFLSSAVILFLMTLPFAQNIILFVVLYVVMQVLHVAHEAPKNVLIAEHYSRDEWEKSYGIYEGFTEIGFVVGLVIGLFAFASTLSFGVLANYTLYLCSALSLVAFILSVALVADPLIIFERRLVGIERKIDYTWRGVQASTKLMDGLRWDGSFKKDNFLGFAFAIVLFSLATSIFFTPLPIFLNQGLQLSPSMVYVAYMLSSIGATTGYFLISRQARNMEIRRQMPRFVLFRSLLIFLLVGAIQFAFSPTLVTGVVLVCMGFAYGMYYIMMLSLSMELIPEGKSGLFDGLVGLGAGVGSFLGPFLADNLNYLPTFLIAALTFLFAFLTLKRST; from the coding sequence ATGTGGCGGCTAGGTTTCTTCTTTCACGAAATAGCATTCGGACTGTTAAGCGTCTTCATACCCCTATACCTGGTCGCCTTCAACGACACAAGCGTTCTTGGCGGACCACTAGTCGCGCTGGGCATTATGACTTCAGCAGCCATTTTCTGCTCCATCCCCGCCTCTTTCCTTTGGGGATACCTCTGCGACACCACACGTCACTACAAAGCCTTCATCTTACTATCGTTTCTTTCCTCAGCAGTCATACTCTTTCTTATGACTTTGCCGTTTGCACAAAACATCATCCTCTTCGTCGTCCTCTACGTGGTCATGCAAGTGCTCCACGTAGCGCATGAGGCACCAAAAAACGTTCTCATAGCCGAGCACTATAGCCGTGATGAATGGGAAAAATCCTACGGCATCTACGAAGGCTTCACTGAAATCGGCTTTGTCGTCGGGTTAGTCATCGGGTTATTCGCTTTCGCGTCCACGCTGAGCTTTGGCGTCTTGGCAAATTACACACTGTACCTGTGCAGCGCCTTAAGCTTGGTAGCTTTCATACTATCGGTAGCGCTGGTTGCTGACCCCTTGATTATTTTTGAACGCCGACTAGTCGGCATAGAACGAAAAATCGATTACACTTGGCGGGGTGTGCAAGCCTCAACCAAGCTTATGGATGGGTTACGGTGGGACGGTTCGTTCAAGAAGGATAACTTTTTGGGGTTTGCTTTCGCCATCGTGCTGTTTTCTCTTGCTACAAGCATATTCTTCACGCCTCTGCCTATTTTCCTAAACCAAGGCTTACAATTATCCCCAAGCATGGTCTACGTTGCCTACATGCTCAGCTCGATTGGAGCAACCACAGGATACTTCTTGATTAGCCGCCAAGCCAGAAACATGGAAATCAGACGCCAGATGCCGCGATTTGTACTTTTCCGCAGTCTCTTAATCTTCCTCTTGGTTGGCGCCATCCAATTTGCCTTCTCACCGACACTGGTAACGGGTGTTGTCTTGGTTTGCATGGGCTTCGCGTACGGCATGTACTATATCATGATGCTTTCTCTCTCAATGGAACTCATACCCGAGGGCAAAAGCGGCTTATTCGACGGACTCGTCGGCTTAGGCGCAGGAGTCGGTTCATTTCTTGGTCCATTTTTGGCTGATAACCTGAATTATTTGCCTACGTTTCTGATTGCGGCGTTAACGTTCCTTTTTGCTTTCCTAACACTAAAACGTTCAACATAA
- a CDS encoding phosphoglycerate kinase → MAKYKTLDDFDVKNKVVLVRVDFNSEIDPATKKVTSDVRIRAHAESTLKELAEKGAKTVVLAHQGRKGDPDYTPLKEHAAILQKILKCPVKYVDDVFGDKAKAAIKALKGGEILVLENVRSWDKETKSGTPEDHSKTELVQNLAPLADLFVNDAFAAAHRGHVSMVGFTAVLPSAAGRIMERELKSLSKALEKPEKPSVYVMGGAKADDSLEISKYVLGNGIADYVVVGGVTSQLFLAAKGVDLGKKNLDFLAKKELTGLIPGIKALMEQYGDKVVVPVDVALDMNGKRKEIPVSKLPTEYSIFDIGAKTVDQYAKLIASAKSIVVSGPMGVYENKEFNYGTKKVFEAIANSKGFSLAGGGNTIAAIQEYGLSKKIGYISTAGGALIEFLMGKKLPGVVALETATKTKKI, encoded by the coding sequence ATGGCGAAGTATAAGACTTTAGACGATTTTGACGTAAAAAATAAAGTGGTTCTAGTACGAGTGGACTTTAACTCCGAAATTGATCCAGCAACAAAAAAAGTAACAAGTGACGTGCGCATTCGAGCCCATGCTGAATCAACGCTGAAAGAACTTGCGGAAAAAGGCGCAAAAACCGTGGTCTTGGCGCATCAGGGCAGAAAAGGGGACCCTGACTACACGCCGCTAAAAGAGCACGCTGCAATATTGCAGAAGATTCTCAAGTGCCCAGTGAAGTACGTTGATGATGTTTTCGGTGATAAAGCCAAAGCCGCCATCAAAGCCCTAAAAGGCGGGGAAATCCTTGTTTTGGAAAACGTGCGCAGTTGGGATAAGGAAACTAAGAGCGGAACACCTGAAGACCATTCAAAGACGGAGCTGGTGCAGAATCTTGCGCCTCTAGCTGACTTGTTCGTTAACGATGCTTTCGCCGCAGCACACCGTGGACACGTTTCAATGGTTGGTTTCACCGCGGTTTTGCCGTCTGCCGCTGGACGCATCATGGAACGCGAACTAAAATCACTCAGCAAAGCGTTGGAGAAGCCTGAGAAGCCATCTGTTTACGTTATGGGTGGAGCTAAAGCTGACGATTCGCTAGAAATTAGCAAATATGTTCTTGGGAATGGCATCGCAGATTACGTGGTCGTTGGCGGCGTTACATCGCAGTTGTTCTTAGCGGCAAAAGGCGTAGATTTAGGCAAGAAAAACTTGGACTTCTTGGCGAAAAAAGAGCTAACAGGTTTGATTCCAGGCATCAAAGCATTGATGGAGCAGTACGGTGACAAGGTTGTTGTTCCAGTGGATGTCGCCCTTGACATGAACGGCAAACGCAAAGAAATCCCTGTCAGCAAGTTGCCCACTGAGTATTCAATATTTGACATCGGCGCAAAAACTGTTGACCAGTATGCGAAGTTGATTGCCAGTGCAAAATCCATTGTTGTCAGCGGACCAATGGGCGTTTACGAAAACAAGGAATTCAACTACGGCACTAAAAAAGTGTTCGAAGCCATCGCCAACTCCAAAGGGTTCAGTCTTGCAGGCGGCGGAAACACCATCGCAGCAATTCAAGAATACGGCTTATCCAAAAAAATTGGATACATTAGCACTGCTGGCGGAGCACTGATTGAGTTTTTGATGGGTAAAAAGCTTCCAGGCGTAGTTGCTCTGGAAACCGCAACCAAAACCAAAAAAATCTAA
- a CDS encoding DUF359 domain-containing protein, producing MTVEYRVTPELRTKFKEPFGVLIKGEPAETISAVKELIEREKPSRLISVGDVVSHNLHESNVHPQLTIIDNKYLRKQTAQQEAPVEKTVYVSNPQGTITQEAIDAIKKALDKNEHTHIVVDGEEDLLVLIAVLHAPENAFVLYGQPYSGIVLVKGTLEKKAQVSEFLNVMKASKS from the coding sequence ATGACTGTAGAATATCGGGTTACTCCTGAACTTCGCACGAAATTCAAAGAACCATTTGGCGTTCTAATTAAAGGTGAACCCGCCGAAACAATAAGCGCAGTAAAAGAGCTGATTGAGAGGGAAAAGCCCTCAAGATTGATTTCAGTTGGCGATGTAGTCTCACACAATTTACATGAAAGCAACGTTCACCCGCAACTTACCATCATTGATAACAAGTATCTTAGAAAACAAACAGCCCAGCAAGAAGCGCCTGTGGAAAAAACCGTTTATGTAAGTAATCCGCAAGGAACAATAACGCAGGAAGCAATCGATGCCATCAAGAAAGCCTTAGACAAAAACGAGCACACACACATAGTTGTTGATGGAGAGGAAGATTTGCTGGTTCTTATTGCGGTTTTGCATGCTCCAGAAAACGCATTTGTGCTTTACGGTCAGCCTTATTCGGGCATTGTGCTTGTTAAAGGGACTTTAGAGAAGAAAGCTCAAGTGAGCGAGTTTCTAAATGTTATGAAAGCTTCGAAAAGCTAA
- a CDS encoding 30S ribosomal protein S6e — translation MAKFKIIVSDPQDGKSKVVEIEDARAAPLIGRKIGETVDGSIVDLPAHKVQIMGGSDRDGVPMRGNVHGGVRRQVVLSGGTGFNPNRKGERKRKTVRGSVITDEIVQINMKIVERPAKAPEAKAQ, via the coding sequence ATGGCAAAGTTTAAGATAATAGTTTCCGACCCGCAAGATGGAAAATCCAAAGTCGTCGAAATAGAAGATGCACGTGCAGCACCGCTCATCGGAAGAAAAATCGGTGAAACAGTAGACGGCTCAATAGTAGACCTACCAGCCCACAAAGTGCAAATTATGGGCGGCTCAGACAGAGACGGCGTCCCCATGAGAGGCAATGTACACGGCGGAGTAAGACGCCAAGTCGTCTTAAGCGGCGGAACAGGTTTTAACCCCAACAGAAAGGGCGAGAGGAAACGCAAAACAGTTCGCGGAAGCGTCATAACTGACGAAATCGTTCAAATCAACATGAAAATTGTTGAAAGGCCAGCAAAAGCCCCAGAAGCAAAGGCACAGTAG
- a CDS encoding DNA-directed RNA polymerase, subunit E'' — translation MSEKACSNCHFITKENICPKCKSTSFSEDYSGLVVMFDPEHSAIAKAMNIKEKGRYALKVR, via the coding sequence ATGAGTGAAAAAGCATGCAGTAACTGTCATTTCATAACAAAAGAGAACATCTGTCCTAAGTGCAAATCAACAAGCTTTAGCGAAGACTACAGCGGCTTAGTAGTCATGTTTGACCCTGAGCACTCAGCTATCGCAAAAGCAATGAACATAAAAGAGAAAGGCCGTTACGCACTGAAAGTTCGTTAA
- a CDS encoding NUDIX domain-containing protein — protein sequence MLREKSSGAIIFLRQGDTTKYLLLNYAAGHWDFVKGNVEPNEAEKQTVIRELREETSITDAEFVEGFKETISYFYRRQGLTVNKEVVFFLMESHTDKVEISFEHVGYIWLDYKQAMAKLTFKNARDVLQKAHDFLKKQGMVKD from the coding sequence ATGCTACGCGAAAAATCCTCTGGTGCAATTATTTTTTTGAGACAAGGCGACACCACCAAATATCTTCTACTTAACTATGCGGCGGGTCATTGGGACTTCGTGAAAGGCAATGTTGAACCAAACGAAGCTGAAAAACAAACGGTTATTCGCGAACTACGAGAAGAAACAAGCATAACTGACGCGGAATTTGTCGAGGGGTTTAAGGAAACTATTTCTTATTTTTATAGACGACAGGGATTAACCGTGAATAAAGAAGTCGTTTTCTTCCTTATGGAGTCACACACTGACAAAGTTGAGATATCTTTTGAGCATGTAGGCTACATTTGGCTGGATTACAAGCAGGCTATGGCGAAATTAACCTTTAAAAACGCCCGAGATGTGCTTCAGAAAGCGCATGATTTCCTCAAAAAACAGGGTATGGTAAAAGATTAA
- a CDS encoding DNA-binding protein translates to MTASAKRAGILKVILDSNAFFVPLEFKIDIFEGLKRLLNRNVEFVLLSPIKQELELLAGGDSPKIRKEALFALRLAEKCKYVVVEDSEKATTDDVIVRVAKSWDSPVFTNDRALRKRLRDISVPVIYVRQKSRLDIDGLIS, encoded by the coding sequence GTGACGGCTTCAGCAAAAAGAGCAGGAATTCTAAAGGTTATTTTGGACTCTAACGCGTTTTTTGTCCCGTTAGAATTCAAGATCGACATTTTTGAGGGGCTCAAACGGTTACTTAACAGGAATGTTGAGTTTGTTTTGCTCTCGCCTATTAAACAAGAGCTTGAGTTGCTTGCAGGCGGTGATTCACCGAAGATTCGCAAGGAAGCACTTTTTGCGTTGCGGCTTGCGGAGAAATGCAAGTATGTTGTGGTTGAAGACAGCGAAAAAGCAACTACTGACGATGTTATTGTTAGAGTTGCTAAAAGCTGGGATTCTCCAGTGTTTACGAACGATAGAGCCTTAAGGAAGAGGCTAAGAGATATAAGTGTGCCAGTGATTTATGTGAGGCAAAAATCGCGTCTAGACATTGACGGGTTGATATCGTAG
- a CDS encoding bifunctional 5,6,7,8-tetrahydromethanopterin hydro-lyase/3-hexulose-6-phosphate synthase, whose amino-acid sequence MPTVVADETREETGSVYLIGESLVGEGNEVAHVDLMIGDKNGPVGLAFANGMTNLSAGHTPLLAVIRPNLPPKPHTLIVPKVTVKNMEDTGKIFGPAQAAVAKAIADSAEEGIIPQDKLDEWVIICSVFIHPQASDYRKIYQYNYGATKMALQRALKKYPSLDKIIYDKDRAKHPIMGFKVPRLWRPPYLQIALDAPSLESAKKVLEQLPGSDRIIIEVGTPLIKRYGTRVISDLRQVAKDKFIIADLKTLDVGKVEADIAYEDTADAVVAAGLAPPETLDAFVHEAKRLGIYAIIDMLNVEDVLGKLKALKNFPDVIILHRGIDQESGRTCGLERIKMIRDMFCDKKFLIAVAGGIVPETAKEALELGADILVVGRYVTQSKDIERAVRDYLELTPSMREDIDLFRVHTE is encoded by the coding sequence ATGCCGACAGTCGTTGCAGATGAAACTAGGGAAGAAACGGGAAGCGTATACTTGATTGGCGAATCACTGGTTGGTGAAGGAAACGAAGTTGCACACGTTGACCTCATGATAGGCGACAAAAACGGTCCAGTTGGATTAGCATTCGCTAACGGCATGACAAACCTATCTGCAGGACACACACCACTGCTGGCAGTTATTCGACCAAACCTGCCGCCAAAGCCACACACGCTCATAGTTCCAAAAGTCACCGTGAAGAATATGGAGGATACTGGAAAGATTTTCGGTCCAGCCCAAGCGGCAGTTGCAAAAGCCATCGCTGACTCAGCAGAAGAAGGCATCATCCCACAAGACAAGCTCGACGAGTGGGTAATCATATGCAGTGTGTTCATTCACCCACAAGCATCTGATTACCGCAAAATCTATCAGTACAATTATGGCGCAACAAAAATGGCGCTGCAACGCGCGTTAAAGAAGTATCCATCACTAGACAAGATAATCTATGACAAAGACCGCGCAAAGCACCCAATCATGGGCTTCAAAGTTCCACGCCTATGGAGACCACCATACCTGCAAATTGCGCTGGATGCACCCTCACTTGAAAGCGCAAAGAAAGTTCTTGAACAACTGCCGGGCAGCGACAGAATCATCATTGAAGTAGGAACGCCACTCATAAAACGTTACGGCACAAGAGTAATCAGTGACCTACGGCAAGTAGCCAAAGACAAATTCATCATAGCAGACCTCAAAACCTTAGACGTAGGCAAAGTCGAGGCAGACATCGCCTACGAAGACACTGCAGACGCTGTTGTCGCAGCTGGATTAGCCCCACCTGAAACCCTTGACGCATTCGTGCATGAAGCCAAACGATTGGGAATATACGCCATCATAGACATGCTCAACGTTGAAGACGTACTTGGAAAACTTAAAGCGCTCAAAAACTTCCCAGACGTAATCATCCTGCACCGCGGTATTGACCAAGAAAGCGGCAGAACCTGCGGACTAGAACGCATAAAGATGATTCGGGACATGTTCTGTGACAAAAAGTTCCTAATCGCAGTCGCAGGCGGCATTGTACCAGAAACAGCCAAAGAAGCCCTAGAGCTTGGCGCAGACATACTGGTCGTAGGACGCTACGTAACACAGTCCAAAGACATTGAGCGCGCAGTAAGAGACTACCTTGAACTAACACCGAGCATGCGCGAAGACATCGACCTGTTTAGAGTCCACACAGAATAA
- the rps24e gene encoding 30S ribosomal protein S24e: protein MQVKIDSTKDNPLLKRREVGFTIIQGAKEKTPERLEVKKALAVELKIGEDVIFVKKMNTKTGTNITKGIANVYQTVEQAKAIEPIYIQKRNTPPEKPKEENA, encoded by the coding sequence ATGCAAGTCAAAATAGATTCAACCAAGGACAACCCACTTCTAAAACGGAGAGAAGTAGGCTTCACTATCATTCAGGGTGCAAAAGAGAAAACTCCCGAAAGGCTAGAAGTAAAGAAAGCTCTAGCTGTTGAACTTAAAATTGGCGAGGATGTCATTTTCGTCAAAAAGATGAACACTAAAACAGGAACTAACATCACAAAGGGGATTGCTAATGTATATCAAACCGTTGAGCAAGCAAAGGCAATAGAACCGATATACATTCAAAAACGCAATACTCCACCTGAAAAACCTAAAGAGGAGAATGCATAA
- a CDS encoding 30S ribosomal protein S27ae, with translation MSKKPAEPVAVAAPATPAPVAKAEKGKHPKKHKDEKGVHAMYKAEGDKVTRTRPTCERCGPGYFMADHHNRYTCGHCGFTRYKQK, from the coding sequence ATGTCCAAAAAACCAGCAGAACCAGTAGCGGTAGCGGCTCCAGCAACACCAGCACCAGTTGCAAAAGCTGAAAAAGGAAAGCATCCGAAGAAACATAAAGACGAAAAAGGAGTCCACGCAATGTACAAAGCAGAAGGCGACAAAGTCACCAGAACACGCCCAACATGTGAGCGTTGCGGGCCTGGATACTTTATGGCAGACCACCATAACAGGTACACTTGTGGTCACTGCGGCTTTACACGCTACAAGCAAAAATAA
- a CDS encoding translation initiation factor IF-2 subunit gamma, which produces MSSAKKALPKQPEVNIGTIGHVDHGKTTLVQALTGTWASRHSEELKRGITIKLGYADMPIYKCPKCEPPKNYTIKPHCEACNSKAEFVRAISFVDAPGHEALMATMLSGAAIMDGAILVIAADEPCPQPQTREHLAAAEVSGIKNMIIVQNKIDIVDQKRALESYKEIKKFVKGTVAENAPIIPISAQRQINIDVLLDAIQTIIPTPERDPTQPPLMYIVRSFDVNKPGTTIEDLEGGIIGGTIAQGKFAVGEEIEIRPGIMAEREGKTVYDPLISEIVSLHAGEKSVKEATCGGLVGVGTLLDPSYSKADGLTGSIAGKTGMLPPTLTELTLETHVLERVVGTKELLKVEKINPDETLLLHVGAAVNVGKVVHIKQNVIKVKLTRPICALPNSRVAISRKITARWRLIGYGLIVK; this is translated from the coding sequence ATGAGTAGCGCCAAGAAAGCCTTGCCTAAGCAGCCTGAAGTCAACATCGGCACCATAGGTCACGTGGACCACGGAAAAACCACCCTTGTCCAAGCATTAACAGGCACTTGGGCTTCCAGACACAGTGAAGAACTCAAACGAGGCATCACCATAAAACTCGGATACGCAGACATGCCCATCTACAAATGCCCAAAATGCGAGCCGCCAAAAAACTACACCATTAAACCCCACTGCGAAGCCTGCAACTCCAAAGCAGAATTCGTCCGAGCCATAAGCTTTGTCGATGCGCCTGGTCACGAAGCTTTGATGGCAACAATGCTCTCAGGCGCAGCAATCATGGACGGCGCAATTCTTGTTATCGCGGCTGATGAACCATGTCCACAGCCCCAGACGCGAGAGCACTTGGCTGCTGCTGAAGTCAGCGGCATAAAAAACATGATTATTGTTCAAAACAAGATTGACATCGTGGACCAGAAACGGGCGCTGGAGAGCTACAAGGAGATTAAGAAGTTTGTTAAAGGCACAGTAGCTGAGAACGCGCCGATTATCCCGATTTCAGCGCAACGGCAAATAAACATTGATGTACTCCTCGACGCGATTCAAACCATAATTCCCACGCCTGAACGAGACCCCACACAACCGCCATTGATGTACATCGTACGTTCTTTTGACGTTAACAAGCCTGGAACAACAATAGAGGATTTAGAAGGCGGCATCATAGGCGGAACCATAGCGCAGGGCAAGTTCGCGGTTGGCGAAGAAATTGAAATCCGCCCAGGAATTATGGCGGAGCGAGAGGGCAAAACCGTTTATGACCCACTAATCAGCGAGATAGTAAGCCTGCATGCGGGTGAAAAAAGCGTCAAGGAAGCCACCTGCGGAGGGCTTGTGGGCGTTGGTACTTTGCTTGACCCATCGTATTCGAAGGCTGATGGATTAACAGGAAGCATCGCTGGAAAAACAGGCATGCTCCCTCCGACACTGACTGAACTTACGTTGGAAACGCATGTTTTGGAGCGAGTAGTGGGAACAAAGGAGCTTTTGAAAGTCGAGAAAATCAACCCTGACGAAACCTTGTTGCTTCATGTTGGTGCTGCTGTGAACGTTGGCAAAGTAGTCCATATCAAACAGAACGTCATAAAAGTAAAGTTGACTCGCCCAATTTGTGCACTGCCAAACTCGAGGGTTGCGATAAGCCGCAAAATCACTGCCCGCTGGAGACTAATCGGCTACGGACTAATCGTAAAGTAG
- a CDS encoding DNA-directed RNA polymerase, giving the protein MFKLITLQDTIRIPPETFGNPLEKVGRDQVKHKYEGVVDEELGYVIAVTGIEVSPIGKIIPGDGATYHKVTFSLLTFYPIIQEVVEGDVVEIADFGAFVRIGPIDALLHVSQLMDDYISYDEKQGVLLGKESKRKLTSGDQVRVRITAVSLGRAGSSGKIGVTARQPFLGKLEWLKLDQEKEAVEKKPAEAKEKAA; this is encoded by the coding sequence ATGTTCAAACTAATTACTCTTCAAGATACTATTCGCATTCCGCCCGAAACGTTCGGCAACCCACTTGAGAAAGTTGGGCGAGACCAAGTGAAACATAAGTATGAGGGCGTTGTGGATGAAGAATTAGGTTACGTTATAGCCGTTACAGGTATAGAAGTAAGTCCCATCGGCAAAATAATCCCCGGCGACGGCGCCACCTACCACAAAGTAACGTTTTCTCTCTTGACATTCTACCCTATAATTCAAGAAGTCGTAGAAGGCGATGTGGTTGAAATTGCAGATTTCGGCGCTTTTGTCCGAATCGGGCCAATTGATGCGCTACTTCATGTTTCCCAGCTTATGGATGATTACATTTCCTATGACGAAAAGCAAGGCGTTCTGCTGGGGAAAGAAAGCAAGAGGAAACTTACTTCAGGCGACCAAGTTCGTGTCAGAATAACCGCTGTTTCTCTGGGCAGAGCGGGTAGTTCAGGAAAAATCGGCGTCACCGCTAGACAGCCATTTCTCGGCAAGCTAGAATGGTTAAAGCTTGACCAAGAAAAGGAAGCAGTCGAGAAGAAACCTGCTGAGGCGAAAGAAAAAGCAGCCTAA